The nucleotide sequence TTTAGGGATCGAGTTGAAACTCAAAACTCGCTGAATAATGGGATTTATTACACTTTTCCCGCTATCAGCATTGAGCAAAAAATCATTGATCGTCTGTCGGTGGTGCTGATGGGTGGGAATATGTATTTTTCAGATACTAATACCAGGCCAACTGCTAAAGCTAAATTAATCTATGATTTAGTTCCTGAGTATGGGCTTACGGCTCAATTGCGTTACAGGCAGTATCGAGATACGAATACTGCCGTACCAAACAACTATTTCAATCCATCCGAATATAGCGAAACTATGATCGCTTTTGGCTTTAGGAAGCGTTACGAAGGGTGGATGATTAATGGCACGGCTGGAGTTGGCCGTCAAACTGTCAATCAAGACCCAAGTACCACGACTCAGCTCTATGAGTTGGCGGCCACAAGCCCTGTAGCATCAAATGATTATTACTTTAAAACTCGTGCCGGCTATGGAAAATCAGCAGGATTTTTGGGTCCCAATTATTTCTATCGCTATGTGATGGAAGAGTTAGTTATTCCCTTTTAACCTGCACTAAAAGGCAACTTGATTTCTGCCGTTATTTTTTGCCCTATACATTGCCTCATCTGCTTGCTTTATAAGAACTTTGCAAAAATCATTAATAGCAGTAATCGACCCAGTTATTTCAGCAATGCATATGCCAATGCTAATGGTCAGCTGAATTGGCTTAACGCTTGATAGGCTATAGTCAACTTTTCTCTCAACCTGCTCTCTAATACGCTCTGCGATTATCTTGGCTTGCTGCTCGTCAGTATCGGGAAGAATAATAATGAACTCCTCTCCACCCACACGCCCAAAGTGATCATTACTGCGCAATAGACTTCTAATATAAGTAGCCAATGAGTGAAGTACTTCGTCGCCGATATTGTGGCCGTGTTCATCATTGATAAGCTTAAAGTGGTCGATATCTAACTCAAGTACAGCGAAAGGTTTTTTTGTTCTCTGGGATCTCTTAATTTCATTAGATAACTGGTATAAAGTTTCTGTACGACTTAAGCAATTGGTTAGTGGATCAAGTTGAGAGAGGATCGACATTAATTGATTCTCAGTGTTTACTTGAGACATTAGTTTGTGAATGCCAATAGTTCCAATTAAAAGCGAGGCTGAGATTGTCAAGGAAAGAATGGCATCTGTCATATTGAAGTGATTAGTTTCTAATATGGAAAAAATAGGGCTAATTCTTCGCCCTAACATTAAAGTTAAACCAAGGCATAGAAAAAGCCAGCCCCACTTGTACCTTGTCGGCGATTTGATTGCTAGCAAAAAGGAAAAGAAAGCTGTTCCTGCTTGCGTTATAAAAGATAGAGAATATAAAAATAAAGCAAATATGCCCATAAAGCCCATGTAATGATTGATTTAATTTAATTTCTCACAGTAGACTCTAGCCGTCAATCAAAATCCCGTCATTGAGTAAATTTATCGGCTAATATTAAAAAATGAATGATCATCGATTGGTAAAACAAGTTTGGGCCTTAGCAGCTTATTCAAATGCAATTAAAGTTTTGCTCAGGGCAAAGACGCAGCTAGAGCTAGTTCAGGGTGTTTGTGAAGGAATTACGAATCAATTTCCTTACGTAGTTTCTTGGGTAGGATTGATTAAGGAAAATCACACTAAGGATCTACTAGTAGCAGGTGTATCGGGTTCTGCAAGCGCTTACTCTGATGGAATTATGGTGAGCTGGGATGAGAATATGCCCAGTGGTAGAGGTCCTTTGGGTGCCGCAATCCGAACTCAAAAACCGTCTATAGTTGATGATTGTGATATTGACCCAAATTTTTTGCCGTGGAGAGATCGAGCACAAAAATTTGGAATTA is from Polynucleobacter sp. MWH-UH23A and encodes:
- a CDS encoding GGDEF domain-containing protein, producing MGFMGIFALFLYSLSFITQAGTAFFSFLLAIKSPTRYKWGWLFLCLGLTLMLGRRISPIFSILETNHFNMTDAILSLTISASLLIGTIGIHKLMSQVNTENQLMSILSQLDPLTNCLSRTETLYQLSNEIKRSQRTKKPFAVLELDIDHFKLINDEHGHNIGDEVLHSLATYIRSLLRSNDHFGRVGGEEFIIILPDTDEQQAKIIAERIREQVERKVDYSLSSVKPIQLTISIGICIAEITGSITAINDFCKVLIKQADEAMYRAKNNGRNQVAF